The window TTCCCACTCGTTTTCGCAGTTCAATCACATCCACTGAAGAATCATAAATATTAACTTCATGAATACAAATTTCACCACGTTTTAAATGTGCTTCATCAATCAAATCGTTCATGCGATTAAAACATCGCAAAAGCGTGGACTTTCCACAACCAGAAGGTCCAATAAATGCCGTCACTTCTTTCTCTGGAATCCTTAAAGAAACTTCATGCAAAACCTGATTAGAACCGTAATAAAAATCGACCTGGCGCACATCAATCAAAGCCACCGATGCCGAATTTTTCGTGGACTCTTTTTCTGAAAAGGACTGATTTACTTTTGCCATAATTTACCATCGAAAACGATTTCGCATTTTGATTCGTAGCACCACCGAAGTCAACGCAATGAACATAATGGCCAACAAAAAGACAAACACCGTGCCATACTGCACGCGTTCGGTGTATTCGTTTTGTGGCACTTTCGTGCTTAAAACATAAATATGATAAGGCAAGGCTTGCACCCCTTGAAAAAAGAAATCGCTCATTTTATTTAACCCTTGCCAAGGCAACTCACTGCGTACCAAGTAAGCTGCAGTGAACATGATCGGCGCGGTTTCTCCCGCCACGCGCGCAATTCCCAGAATGGAAGAAGTCAAAATGCCGGACAATGCATAAGGTAAAACACTTTTCCGAATCGTTTGCCAACGTGTTGCTCCCAAAGCTAATGAGCCTTCTCGAAAACCTCTCGGAACCGCACGCAAAGATTCTTCACTCGCCGTAATAATAATCGGCAACACCATAATAGCTAACGTAAAACAACCAGAAAGCAGCGAAAAATTCCATTTCAAAAAAATGACAAATAAACTAAACCCAAACAAACCGTAAATAATGGAAGGCACTCCTGCCAGATTACCAATCGCTACACGTATCCAATGAATCAAGCGACCCTGTTTACCAAATTCACTTAAATAAATTGCGCTAAAAATTCCTAAAACTAAAGCAATCAACATCGAACCCGAAACCAGCAAAACTGTTCCCACAATACAAGGAAAAATTCCACCTCCGGCGTAGGCGTGCACTTCCGAAGATAAAGCGATTCCTTGTTGTGCTAATTGCGCTTCATAATGCCGAAAAGCTACCTCGCCTAACTCGCGAGTTTCATGGGTCATGGGATCTTGAAACACATGCAAGGTTTCAGGAAATTGCGTTAAAAAATCAACATTCACATAAGGAAAGTGCGAGAGAAATAATGTTTTAGCTCCTTTAAAAAAAATGTTAGCAAAAATGACCACCGCACAAATTAAGATGAAATAAGTCATGGCCCGAAAAAAATTAAAACAAAAACTTTGCAACCCATGGGCATAGGAAGGCCGATGCTTAAAAGGGTTATGTTTTTTATTTTTCATTTTTTATCCAATTGAAATCTTGAACCGTTTTACCAACGATTGCGCAAAATAATTGACCGTTAGAGAAATCAAAAATAGTAAAATGCCCACCATGAATAAGGCTCGATAATGTAAACTCCCCCGCACTACTTCACCCATTTCTTGCGCAATGATACCCGTCATCGTATGGGCTGGTTGGAAAAAAACACCTAAACCCTGAGTAAAATCCGGAATCGCGATGCGATTACCCGCCACTAACAAAACAACCATGGTTTCTCCTATGACTCGACCAAAACCTAACAAAACAGCCGCCATGATGCCCGATAAAGCAGCAGGCACCATAATTTTTAGAATTGTCTGGAGCGAGTTAGCACCCAACGCAAAAGAAGCTTCCTTAAAAATGCGCGGCACATTATTCAAAGCATCCTCTGCCAAGGTAAAAATAGTGGGCACTGCCATAAACCCCAACAAACAACCCGCTGTAAAAATATTCAAACGATTGTGAACAGGGAAAAACGGCACCCACGATAAAAACTCTTGTTGCGTCAACCACCGAATACCCTCCCCTAAAACAACAATTCCAAAAAACCCAAGAACAACCGAAGGAATCGTCGCGATAAATTCAATGCAAGGTTTGATCCATTTTTGTTCGGTTTTAGAAGCGATTTGACTAACATAAATCGCAGCTCCGATTCCCAAAGGCACGGCTAAAGCCAAAGCAACCGAAGCGATCAAAAAAGATCCCGTTAGCAACGGCAAAATACCATAAAAATCGTTCCAAAAACTTTGCGTGATCCATTCCTTACCCAAAAGGAACCCCGCCAGCGCACGAATCCACGGAACCGGCTCAAAAGCGTTCCATTCCTCTAATTGTTTTTCGCGATGAGGCATCTGACTCAAGTATCGTGTTACCGATTCGCGAAATTCATCCCATTGCTCATTAGCTTTGGACGATGTCCAATGAGGCGCTTGATTGATGAGTCGATTGATTTCATCAGAAATAACTCGATTAATTTGATGATAACGCGGCAGCGTGTCCTTTAAAAAATTAGCATTTTTTTGAAAATCAAAAGTCTCAATCCTTATTTGTTCCTCTTCCTGAAATTTCCCAGATTGCAACAAAGCCTCTTTGCGCTCTTTTTTATCTTGCGCCACTCGATAACGATCTCTGAGATCGACTGCGACCTTTTCCCATTCCATTTCCAAATCAATTAAAGGAACAATAATTTTCCGAAACTGAGCCAAATAATTTTTGAAGGCAATTTTTTGTTGTGAAGTCACTGTAGGAGTCGCGTTTTGTCGTTCAGCCTTTTCCACTTGGAACAACAATCTCGATAAGGCTTTGTGAGCTTCGACTTGTTGCCGCATAACTTCGACAAACTCCAAGCCCGATTTTCGATAAAGCTGCAACTCTTTTTGATACTGAGGAAAAAATCCCATGCCTTCACGAAATAAAAAAATAGTAATTAAGCCTAAAACCAAAATAGCAACCAAGGCATTACCCTGAAAAAAAAGACGAATCAAATCGTCACCGCTCCATCCCCAAACCCGAAATCGACGCGAAGCCGTCAACATAGTTTTTAGCGTGGCAACTCGCTTAGTCGTTAGAGGCTGACGCGGTGTGGAGTTCACGCCGTTTGATTTAAAGCTCTTTCAATAACTTGGCGACTCAAAAATAACTTTTTTAGAAAATTATTGAATGGGAATAAATCCGACTTCGTTGACGATTTTTTGCCCCTCAGCGCTTAACACAAAATCAATAAATTTCTTAATTTCGCCTTTAGGTTTTCCATCAGTATAAAAAAATAAAGGTCGCGCATAAGGATAAGTCTTAGCACGCGCCGATTCTGCATTAGGCAACACTCCGTCGATCGATAAAATTTTAAGCCCTAGCGCCTCCACATAAGCCAATCCCACATAGCCAATACCCATTTTATTTTTTGCGACTTCAGCCACAATTTGTTCATTGCCTGCCATTTTCTGACTGCTCAAAGCGTAATCGCGTTTATGCATCGCCATTTTTTTCCAATCTTGAAACGTGCCCGAAGCCGTATTGCGCGTGTAAACAGAAATAACGCCATCTTCATCATTCACCTCTCCCCAATCCACCACGTCTCCAGTAAAAATAGATTCCACTTCAGCTTGATTCAAATTAGAAACAGGATTGGCTTCATTGACCACTACGGCAATAGCGTCATAAGCCACAGTAGTAGATTCAAAGTTAACATTTTTCGTTAGCGCTTCCGAAATTTCTGTGCTTTGAACGGGACGACTCGACATTCCAATGTCCGCGGTTTTATTCATAATCGCTGCAATTCCCGTTGTCGAACCTTCTGCTGCAATTTCAAATTTAATGGAATGATTCACTCGCTGATAAGCTTCCGCCCACATTGGCACCAATTTAGCTCCCAACGTATCAGACCCTTTTAACACCAATTTTTGTGCTAAACCTAAATGACTGAAACATAAACTTATTATTAATAAACCCACCTTTTTCATCATTTTTTCTTTTCCAATGGGAAAACTTGTTGTGCATCTCATCATCGTGTAGATTAATGAATTCAACACATAAACAAAACATTAAAAATGAATACCCTGACCTTTAGCACTCTTTTTTATGTAGCCGGCTTTATTGCCGCTCAAGTAAGTTCTATGATCTGCTTCAAATATGTCTCAGAAAGCTCAGGAAGAGCCGCTTTAAAACTTTTTTTATTAGGCAATATGATAGGATTTTTTTGCACGATTTTTTTGCCACTCGCACTAAAAAATCAAAATCCCAACCTAATTTATGCACTCTGCCTGGGCGGTGGATTTTGTTTGCTACAACTCTCTTCTTACTACTTTTTCAGTGTTCCTCTCTCCAACCCTCAATGGCTTGGCATTTTTTGCGTTGGACTAGGAATGATTTTACTTCAAATCAAATAATCTCCCTCCAAAAAACAATCAACATATGCCAGCAATAAAAAAAGGAGAGCGATATTAGCTCTCCTTTTTTACGATAAAAAAAACTTATCTTTTTTTCTTCTTAGAAGTTGTTTTTTTTGCTGCTTTCTTGGCAGGCTTTTTCTTTGCGGGTTTTTTAGCTGCCGCTTTTTTCTTCTTAGTTGCCATTACGAGACACCCCCCTTCGGCGCTCTATGGCGCTAGTCGCGAGACTATTTTGTCTGCTCATTGATAGTAGAATAGTTTGGAAATGGTAAAAACGTCAACGATAATTTTTAAAAACTCAAAAAAATTTTGTTAAAAAAATTTTTATTTTTCTTTCAACACGTTTATTTTTTTCCGAATCGCATCCACAATTCCATCCACATTCCACAATCTTCCGATCCCTTCATATCCACACGCCAACATTCCTTTTTCTGGTCCGATAAATTCAACATCACGTTTTTGTAAATCTGCAACATGCATCTGTGTCGTGGAATGCAGCCACATCTTTCCATTCATTGCGGGCGCCATCAAAATTGGCGCACGCGTTGCTAACAAAATAGAAGTTAATGCATCGGGAGCTAAACCCAAAGACGCTTGAGCAATGAAATTTGCAGTCGCTGGCGCCACGACCACCAAATCCGCTCGATCCGCCAAAGCGATATGCGTGGGATGATCCGCTGATTCCTCCGACAATCGCACAGTAACAGGTTGATGGGTTAAAGTTTGCAAAACTAACGGTGTCACAAAATGCGTTGCTTCTTGTGTTAAAACCGCATGAACTTCGTGTCCCTCCTTAGTTAAAGCGCTAGCAATGTCTGCTGCGCGATACGCAGCAATCGAACCCGTGACTCCCAAAAGAATGGTTTTTTTCATAAGACTAACACAAAATCAATCGCTTACTTTTATAGCGTTCCGCTCGAATAATAGATCGAAACTTTTGCAAATCCTCCTCCATCGTTTCACTTAAAATAGTGTAGTGATACTCCTGCCAAAATCCAATTTCTTCTTTAGCCGCATTCAATCGATATGAAATTTGTTCCTCCGTTTCAGTTCCGCGCTTTCGCAAACGTCGCTCTAACTCTTCCAAAGTCGGTGGCATAATAAAAATGTCCACCAGCGCTTCTTGAATCCAAGGCTCAAGCGATTCACGAATCTGGCGCGCGCCTGTTACATCAATATCCAACAATAAATCCGTTCCTTCACGCACTGCCTTTTCGGTGTTAACCTTCAAAGTTCCATATTGATGCCCATGCACCCACGCTGTTTCCAAAAAAGCGCCATCACTTTTACGTTGTTCAAACTCTTCCTGACTTAAAAACCAATAATCCAAACCATTTTCTTCACCCGACCTCGCAGGCCGGGTCGTGCAAGAAACCGAATATTGAAAATCTGGCGTTTGCTTAAGATTAGCACAAATCGTGCTTTTTCCCGCGCCCGAAGGCGCCGAAACCACAAATAAAATGCCGCGTCGCTTAAAATGATTCATTCCACATTTTGCACTTGTTCGCGCAATTTTTCTATCTCCATTTTCAACTCCATTACTTCATGCGCAATTTTCACATCATTAGCTTTTGCGCCCATCGTATTTACCTCCCGAAAAATTTCTTGCAGCAAAAATTCCAGTTTTCTACCCACCTCACCCTCTTTTTTAATCGTCTCCTCGAATTGTTGCAAATGACTTTCCAAACGCGTAAGTTCTTCTGAAATATCACAACGCTCAGCAAAAAATAATAGCTCTTTTCTAAAAACTTCATCTTCCCAAGCCACTGCAACATTCGCCTGTCGCAACCGTTCTTTTAATCGTTCTCCATATTTTTTAGCAATCCAAGGCGCTTGAATTTGAATTTTTTTCTTAAGCGATCGTATTCGACGAGTTCGATGCAAAAAATCTTTTTTTAAATGGTCGCCCTCTACTTTTCGCATTTGACTCCATTCTTTCAAGGCTTTCTTAACAACAAACTCGAATTGACATTTGACCTTTTCATCATTACCAAGCAACTGATTATTCAACACCCCCGGAGCCGCCAAAACTTCCTGTAAAGTAATTTCATTCTTAAGCTTCAACTCTTTAATCAGCTGCCGAAAAATTCGCTCATAATGACGCGCCACGGCTACATCCACTTTTCCGTTTACCCATTCAGAAGGCGCCTCCAACTCCACCGTCACTTGAACCCGTCCGCGCCTGGCAAATTCTGCAACCCACTCTCTTACCTGCCGCTCCAACATGGCCCATTCCCTTGGCAATCCCACAATCGTCTCCAACTGTTTTCGATTCACAGAGCTGATTTCCACCTTCACCCACGCCGAGCCATATTTCATCTTGGCCTTGCCAAATCCTGTCATGCTTATCATAGCTTTCCTTTTCTTTTATGAAACCTTGTCCAAGAAAACCAGAGAAATAATCGCTCGATTTTTTATTAATCCTGACTAATCTTTAGATGTGCCGTCTCCCGTAAAAGAAAAAATTCGTGGCGAAAAAGTTATCCAATTTTCCGTTTTTATGGAAAATAAGGTCGGTCGACTATTGGATATTGTCCGGCTTTTGGATCAATCCGCCATTCATGTCGTAGCTATTTCAATTATCGACACCGCCGATTGCGCTATCGACCGCTTTGTCACCGATGACCCCGACAAAACTCGACAAGTTCTCGAAAAAGAAAAATTGGCCTTTATCGAAACTAATCTCGTCATCGTTGAAATGAATGGCGCTACAGAAATGAAAAAAGTTTTAACCGCCCTCCTTCAAGCCGAATGCAACATCCATTTCACCTATTCTCTCATGATCCAACCTCATGGCAAACCGTGTCTCGCACTCCATGTCGAAGATGAAGAATGTGCCGCCTCAGTCCTTAAAGCTAACGGATTCAAAATCCTGACCCAACGCGACATTTCTCGTTAAACATTTGTGACCTATCGAAGGTTTCATCTCTATTTTAACTTACCGCTACTTATTATCCTGTCGCTGCTCGCACAACCTCATTGGAATTGGCATGACTCCCTTGTTACCGCCGGTCTTTGTTTGATTGTTCTAATCTTTACGACTCCCTGGGATAATTGGGCAGTCAAACGAAATCTTTGGAATTTTCCTAAAGAAAAAATCCTCTTCCGCATTTTTTACTGTCCCATTGAAGAATACCTTTTTTTCCTTACACAAACCATTCAAGCTTGTTTATTAACCGATATTTTTCGCTCTTACTTTTTTAACAAAACTATTTCACTGCCAGCGCCCAATTTTCGATTAGCTAGCGCCTTGGCTTTGGTTTGGGTTGTCTTTTTCTTGTTGAGCAAAAAAAATTCACGTCCTCTTTCGATCACTTATCTTTGGCATCTTCTCTTTTGGATGTTGCCAGTCATTCTTTTTCAATGGACCTTGGGCGGCTTTTGGATTCAACAATTTCCGCTCGTTCTCACAACTACTCTATCCCTAGGAACGTTACTATGGAGTTTCGACCTCGTTGCTATTCATCAAGGCATCTGGTTTTTTGATGAAAAACAAACGCTTAACCTCAAACTTTTTCGCCTACTTCCATTAGAAGAATTTCTATTCTTCTATCTCACCACTCTTATGGTCGTTCAAGGATTTTTACTTTTTATTTAATGACCTATTTAAATCATTGGTGTTTATCACTAAATAGGTCCAAAATGTTTTTTCTTCTTGCTGCAAATCATCATACCTCACTTTAATTAAGTCTTTTCTAATCTCTTCAATTTCAAAAACCGGAGGCAATCCAGAGTTTTTTGTTTCAATTTTTATTAATTTTTTATTCTTGGTATCGAAAAGATAAAGCAACGTTTGTTTAACATTATCCTCTTCAGCTAAAGCCGAAGTCTCTTCAGTAACATATCTCTCAGCAAGCGGTTTCCACACTCCCGTTTCTCCCAATAAATGATCATCGTCCAACCAAAACCATACGAAAGCCACTTTTTCTGTTTCTCGTTCGTCTATTGAAGACACAGAGGGCAAGTTTAACAATTTTAAAGAGTTTGAATCGTTGACTGATAATACTTCATATTGAGCATCACCCCAATCAATCAAAACTTTATTCTCACTTGGACTAGCATCCATTCCATAAACGCTTTTTCCTTCCGGCGCTTTCCAAATGATCTTGCCCTTTTCACCAAGAATACAACCTTGATGAGGCATTAATCGCAATCGATTAATTTTATTTTCCTGAGATAATTTCGATGAAGGTATTTCAGAAACAAGTTTGAGAGCAAATCTTGTTTTACTTTCGTCAAACTCTTTTCCTTTTGCTTTCGGTGCGACGCTCGCAGATTGTCCAGTTTCCTTTGAATTGGATAATCCATCTGTTAATAAATTTAGTGATCTATTTTTTTCCCAAATCAAAAATCCCACTAGCCCCAAAATGACCAGGAAAACAATAATAAATCGTTTCACAAATTTATGGTTTTCGAGTTACACGAGAAGTCTTTTTTTGGGCATTTTGTTGAGGACTTTGCCTGGGTTGTTTGAGATCCTCAAAAATCGCACCCGCCATTCTATTGACAATATCCTTCCGAACCTCTTGATGATCTTTGCCGGTGTTTAATAATTCATCGACTTCTTTGACATCAATAAATTCCATTTCCATATAAGCGGATCGGGTAGGGTGATAATCTTGGGTGTTACCGAGGTAAGGATCACTTATGGTGCCAAAATTGGCTGTTTTAATGCCACGATCCACAGCATTTT of the Verrucomicrobiia bacterium genome contains:
- a CDS encoding lycopene cyclase domain-containing protein, which codes for MTYRRFHLYFNLPLLIILSLLAQPHWNWHDSLVTAGLCLIVLIFTTPWDNWAVKRNLWNFPKEKILFRIFYCPIEEYLFFLTQTIQACLLTDIFRSYFFNKTISLPAPNFRLASALALVWVVFFLLSKKNSRPLSITYLWHLLFWMLPVILFQWTLGGFWIQQFPLVLTTTLSLGTLLWSFDLVAIHQGIWFFDEKQTLNLKLFRLLPLEEFLFFYLTTLMVVQGFLLFI
- the gmk gene encoding guanylate kinase; protein product: MNHFKRRGILFVVSAPSGAGKSTICANLKQTPDFQYSVSCTTRPARSGEENGLDYWFLSQEEFEQRKSDGAFLETAWVHGHQYGTLKVNTEKAVREGTDLLLDIDVTGARQIRESLEPWIQEALVDIFIMPPTLEELERRLRKRGTETEEQISYRLNAAKEEIGFWQEYHYTILSETMEEDLQKFRSIIRAERYKSKRLILC
- the pstC gene encoding phosphate ABC transporter permease subunit PstC encodes the protein MLTASRRFRVWGWSGDDLIRLFFQGNALVAILVLGLITIFLFREGMGFFPQYQKELQLYRKSGLEFVEVMRQQVEAHKALSRLLFQVEKAERQNATPTVTSQQKIAFKNYLAQFRKIIVPLIDLEMEWEKVAVDLRDRYRVAQDKKERKEALLQSGKFQEEEQIRIETFDFQKNANFLKDTLPRYHQINRVISDEINRLINQAPHWTSSKANEQWDEFRESVTRYLSQMPHREKQLEEWNAFEPVPWIRALAGFLLGKEWITQSFWNDFYGILPLLTGSFLIASVALALAVPLGIGAAIYVSQIASKTEQKWIKPCIEFIATIPSVVLGFFGIVVLGEGIRWLTQQEFLSWVPFFPVHNRLNIFTAGCLLGFMAVPTIFTLAEDALNNVPRIFKEASFALGANSLQTILKIMVPAALSGIMAAVLLGFGRVIGETMVVLLVAGNRIAIPDFTQGLGVFFQPAHTMTGIIAQEMGEVVRGSLHYRALFMVGILLFLISLTVNYFAQSLVKRFKISIG
- a CDS encoding acetolactate synthase → MENKVGRLLDIVRLLDQSAIHVVAISIIDTADCAIDRFVTDDPDKTRQVLEKEKLAFIETNLVIVEMNGATEMKKVLTALLQAECNIHFTYSLMIQPHGKPCLALHVEDEECAASVLKANGFKILTQRDISR
- a CDS encoding YicC family protein encodes the protein MISMTGFGKAKMKYGSAWVKVEISSVNRKQLETIVGLPREWAMLERQVREWVAEFARRGRVQVTVELEAPSEWVNGKVDVAVARHYERIFRQLIKELKLKNEITLQEVLAAPGVLNNQLLGNDEKVKCQFEFVVKKALKEWSQMRKVEGDHLKKDFLHRTRRIRSLKKKIQIQAPWIAKKYGERLKERLRQANVAVAWEDEVFRKELLFFAERCDISEELTRLESHLQQFEETIKKEGEVGRKLEFLLQEIFREVNTMGAKANDVKIAHEVMELKMEIEKLREQVQNVE
- the pstA gene encoding phosphate ABC transporter permease PstA, producing MKNKKHNPFKHRPSYAHGLQSFCFNFFRAMTYFILICAVVIFANIFFKGAKTLFLSHFPYVNVDFLTQFPETLHVFQDPMTHETRELGEVAFRHYEAQLAQQGIALSSEVHAYAGGGIFPCIVGTVLLVSGSMLIALVLGIFSAIYLSEFGKQGRLIHWIRVAIGNLAGVPSIIYGLFGFSLFVIFLKWNFSLLSGCFTLAIMVLPIIITASEESLRAVPRGFREGSLALGATRWQTIRKSVLPYALSGILTSSILGIARVAGETAPIMFTAAYLVRSELPWQGLNKMSDFFFQGVQALPYHIYVLSTKVPQNEYTERVQYGTVFVFLLAIMFIALTSVVLRIKMRNRFRW
- a CDS encoding phosphate ABC transporter substrate-binding protein, with product MMKKVGLLIISLCFSHLGLAQKLVLKGSDTLGAKLVPMWAEAYQRVNHSIKFEIAAEGSTTGIAAIMNKTADIGMSSRPVQSTEISEALTKNVNFESTTVAYDAIAVVVNEANPVSNLNQAEVESIFTGDVVDWGEVNDEDGVISVYTRNTASGTFQDWKKMAMHKRDYALSSQKMAGNEQIVAEVAKNKMGIGYVGLAYVEALGLKILSIDGVLPNAESARAKTYPYARPLFFYTDGKPKGEIKKFIDFVLSAEGQKIVNEVGFIPIQ
- a CDS encoding phosphopantothenoylcysteine decarboxylase yields the protein MKKTILLGVTGSIAAYRAADIASALTKEGHEVHAVLTQEATHFVTPLVLQTLTHQPVTVRLSEESADHPTHIALADRADLVVVAPATANFIAQASLGLAPDALTSILLATRAPILMAPAMNGKMWLHSTTQMHVADLQKRDVEFIGPEKGMLACGYEGIGRLWNVDGIVDAIRKKINVLKEK